From the Manis javanica isolate MJ-LG chromosome 11, MJ_LKY, whole genome shotgun sequence genome, one window contains:
- the LOC108389993 gene encoding LOW QUALITY PROTEIN: transmembrane epididymal protein 1A (The sequence of the model RefSeq protein was modified relative to this genomic sequence to represent the inferred CDS: inserted 1 base in 1 codon) translates to MGGFEGHLYPGLSLFFYGLYQARLISRALICNYAVQYPPRHPWTKGRWARLRQIYCVGSVKILSACILVAQELHNIRGQFXLISKRYHQRNLLYHKQWQHLTLYMTFFLSKCADAVSKNLLPQRCAAPEQGAQALGIFLFLLLMVCHMQDSEGVELQAHLLHMQTMLLLMLVVIAELWAPNMPQLWVMKALFYMIAGSWLIQTGSLLYKPISGHKWMDDDKHNTMFVTTFFCWHVASIAILMIWIHGSSFLFYCYIC, encoded by the exons ATGGGAGGCTTTGAAGGTCATCTGTACCCAGGgctgtctctcttcttctatgGACTTTATCAGGCACGACTCATCTCCAGGGCCTTGATATGCAACTACGCTGTCCAATATCCACCACGCCATCCCTGGACCAAAGGAAGATGGGCGAGGCTAAGGCAGATATATTGTGTTGGGTCAGTGAAGATATTGAGCGCCTGCATTTTAGTAGCCCAAGAGCTGCATAACATTCGTGGACAGT TACTTATCAGCAAGAGATATCATCAGAGAAACTTGTTATACCACAAACAGTGGCAGCATCTCACTCTCTATATGACCTTCTTCCTGAGCAAGTGTGCAGATGCGGTAAGCAAGAACCTGCTGCCCCAGAGGTGTGCAGCTCCGGAGCAAGGTGCCCAGGCCCTGGgcatatttctctttctgctcctgATGGTGTGTCACATGCAGGACTCAGAGGGAGTGGAGCTGCAGGCTCACCTCCTGCACATGCAGACCATGTTACTGCTGATGCTGGTGGTGATTGCAGAGCTGTGGGCTCCCAACATGCCTCAGCTCTGGGTGATGAAGGCCTTGTTTTATATGATAGCAGGCTCATGGCTGATACAGACAGGCTCCTTGCTGTACAAACCAATCTCTGGCcataaatggatggatgatgaCAAACACAACACCATGTTTGTCACCACCTTCTTCTGCTGGCATGTGGCTTCCATTGCCATTTTGATGATCTGGATCCATGGttcctcctttttgttctattgttacATTTGTTAA